A stretch of the Bacillus sp. FJAT-18017 genome encodes the following:
- a CDS encoding DNA-directed RNA polymerase subunit beta produces the protein MSSTTYKQEQPKTREEIKKVRRQQEESSVSASSKKKRVRTRLIPIWLKLILFILLVVICAGAGAMFGYGVLGGGNPTDILNESTWTHIRDLVNKK, from the coding sequence ATGTCATCAACAACATATAAGCAAGAACAACCTAAAACACGTGAAGAGATTAAAAAGGTACGCCGCCAACAAGAGGAGAGTTCAGTATCAGCTTCATCAAAAAAGAAGCGGGTACGTACCCGCCTTATTCCCATTTGGCTGAAACTGATTCTGTTCATCCTGCTGGTTGTTATTTGTGCCGGAGCAGGTGCTATGTTTGGCTATGGCGTTCTTGGCGGTGGTAATCCAACCGATATTCTCAATGAATCTACATGGACACATATACGTGATCTCGTGAACAAAAAATAA
- a CDS encoding YwpF family protein, producing MKTFKLIALEIIEDEKTTEIPLESGLIINKEDEQSNWLIEAYTDLSFYEYFKEYEDSSQECIVQVVITHRQNDPAYFQARVCTLKKFENHISVLLEGRLRRTKVGYAEMLLGQLLDQGLEGNGLLSEFKDKMQSKPRLKPR from the coding sequence GTGAAAACCTTTAAGCTTATAGCCCTCGAAATCATAGAGGATGAAAAAACAACCGAAATTCCACTGGAAAGCGGTTTGATCATCAATAAAGAAGACGAACAATCAAACTGGCTGATCGAAGCCTACACCGACCTTTCCTTCTACGAGTATTTTAAGGAATATGAAGATTCCTCACAGGAGTGCATTGTCCAGGTCGTCATTACCCACCGCCAAAATGACCCTGCCTATTTCCAGGCCAGAGTTTGCACATTAAAGAAGTTCGAGAACCACATAAGTGTACTGCTAGAAGGACGGCTTCGCAGAACGAAAGTGGGCTATGCTGAAATGCTGCTGGGCCAGCTTCTTGACCAGGGCTTGGAGGGTAACGGGCTGCTATCTGAATTCAAAGACAAAATGCAAAGCAAGCCCAGGCTAAAGCCGAGATGA
- the fabZ gene encoding 3-hydroxyacyl-ACP dehydratase FabZ, with protein sequence MLDIKQIKEIIPHRYPFLLVDKILEVEEGKSAVGIKNVTANEEFFNGHFPDFPVMPGVLIVEALAQVGAVAMLKREENRGKLAFFTGIDNCRFKKQVYPGDQLRLEVEMVRFRGPMGKGKGIATVNGELACEAEIMFALIDQK encoded by the coding sequence ATGCTTGATATTAAACAAATTAAGGAAATAATTCCACATCGGTATCCATTTCTGCTTGTAGATAAAATACTTGAAGTTGAAGAGGGGAAAAGTGCAGTTGGCATTAAGAATGTTACTGCGAATGAGGAATTTTTCAATGGCCATTTTCCGGATTTCCCTGTTATGCCAGGTGTCCTGATTGTTGAGGCTCTTGCCCAGGTAGGGGCAGTCGCAATGCTGAAGCGCGAAGAAAATCGTGGCAAGCTGGCATTTTTTACAGGAATCGATAATTGCCGTTTTAAAAAGCAGGTGTACCCTGGCGACCAGCTTCGTCTTGAGGTTGAAATGGTCCGGTTTAGAGGACCGATGGGCAAAGGAAAGGGCATCGCCACAGTGAATGGTGAACTTGCTTGTGAAGCTGAAATTATGTTTGCTCTAATAGACCAAAAATAA
- a CDS encoding DEAD/DEAH box helicase: MYNERFIKLFLKKHGDGYLLSAQGAHGGWLPVDAWKFPLFSRHPESFYGAFIDPIKVDGIEQIELNAWQLATLFARESFNRFFDWDWDEAAEICLSSAHIIYEGILEKEWLPDFKSWEGGTFRWRLPSRVREEFDSSFWEQPVTISGTASESDEAISQVTAYDFIEDLYNQALDAYLTRNTEMRELFGPKLELLESKNIPAATLAHYFDEDSWLEWVGIRESEEPFTVGLRLDEPEDGEGFWLLETFLRSKRNPDELYRIDDPAIPSSWKPFLEKAAHEENRWISLIPSLGVYGRLKTSLSEEEAWVFLTESSEILLALGVEILLPGWWQAMKNANLRVKASLKGTSSHRPSFVGLQAMLDFNWRFSMNGVDLSEDEFRTMVEEKRRLVYIRGRWVKLDPQFIRQIQEIMKKAEKEGLHVRDLLEQELSPEPEGDDLENPRTFAKIQIELNRQWKQMLKQLNEIKEIPLADVPSGLNGTLRQYQQLGMSWLLFLRQFGFGATLADDMGLGKTIQLISYLLSVKEKAAEESSRAGKSNRKSDGGDTLLAEPVPEPVATAATTEPPSLIICPTSVLGNWQKELERFAPDLRVHLHYGSSRLKGEKFVEAVTGQDVVLTSYGLSHLDEEEFNKIEWNAIAIDEAQNIKNANTKQSRAVRKLKGRHHIALTGTPMENRLSELWSIFDFTNHGYLGSLGQFQKRFIIPIEKDDNKDKVRELQGLIRPFLLRRTKKDEEVALNLPDKLEQKEYCPLTAEQASLYEQLVQDTFSQLEKLTGMERKGMILQLLGRLKQLCNHPALYLKENAQVRDSDVSPGRDLISRSAKMEKLVELVDAVLDQDESCLIFTQYIEMGEMIKAVLKRKFKIDVPFLNGSVPKTKRDDMIAQFQEHQFPVFLLSLKAGGTGLNLTAANHVIHYDRWWNPAVENQATDRAYRIGQERFVHVHKMICTGTLEEKIDAMLEKKQHLNDQIIQSENWITEMSTEELRDLILLK; the protein is encoded by the coding sequence ATGTATAATGAGCGCTTCATTAAATTATTCCTAAAAAAACATGGTGATGGCTACCTGCTGTCCGCCCAGGGCGCACATGGCGGCTGGCTGCCCGTTGATGCCTGGAAGTTCCCGCTATTCAGCCGGCATCCCGAAAGCTTTTACGGTGCATTTATTGATCCCATAAAAGTGGACGGGATTGAACAGATTGAGTTGAATGCATGGCAGCTCGCCACCCTGTTTGCCCGCGAGTCCTTCAACCGCTTTTTTGACTGGGATTGGGATGAGGCTGCGGAAATCTGCCTGTCATCTGCACACATTATATATGAAGGCATTTTAGAAAAGGAATGGCTGCCTGACTTCAAATCCTGGGAAGGCGGCACCTTCCGCTGGAGGCTCCCTTCAAGGGTTCGCGAAGAGTTCGACAGCTCATTCTGGGAACAGCCTGTCACTATTTCTGGCACAGCTTCCGAATCAGACGAAGCTATTAGCCAGGTGACAGCCTATGACTTTATTGAGGACCTTTACAACCAAGCACTTGACGCTTACCTGACCCGAAATACGGAAATGCGGGAGCTGTTCGGGCCGAAGCTCGAACTTCTTGAAAGTAAAAATATCCCCGCGGCCACGCTCGCCCATTATTTTGATGAAGACTCCTGGCTTGAATGGGTTGGCATCAGGGAAAGCGAGGAACCATTCACAGTAGGATTAAGGCTAGATGAACCCGAGGACGGCGAGGGCTTCTGGCTCCTTGAAACCTTTTTGCGAAGCAAACGGAATCCCGATGAGCTGTACAGAATCGACGATCCCGCAATCCCCTCTTCCTGGAAGCCCTTTTTGGAAAAGGCAGCTCATGAGGAAAACCGGTGGATCAGCCTGATTCCTTCCCTTGGAGTATACGGCAGGCTCAAAACATCTCTTTCCGAAGAAGAGGCTTGGGTGTTTCTGACCGAATCAAGCGAAATATTGCTTGCCCTCGGTGTTGAAATTCTCCTCCCTGGCTGGTGGCAAGCAATGAAGAACGCTAACCTGCGTGTCAAGGCATCCTTGAAGGGCACATCCAGCCACCGGCCATCGTTCGTCGGATTACAGGCGATGCTCGACTTCAACTGGCGCTTCTCGATGAATGGCGTTGACCTGTCCGAAGATGAATTCCGGACCATGGTCGAAGAAAAGCGCCGCCTCGTCTATATACGGGGCCGCTGGGTAAAGCTCGACCCGCAATTTATCCGGCAAATCCAGGAAATCATGAAGAAAGCCGAAAAGGAAGGCCTTCATGTCCGCGACTTGCTCGAGCAGGAACTGAGTCCCGAACCAGAGGGTGATGACCTTGAAAACCCAAGGACGTTTGCCAAAATCCAGATCGAACTGAACCGGCAATGGAAACAAATGCTCAAGCAGCTAAACGAAATCAAGGAAATCCCGCTTGCCGACGTTCCATCAGGCCTGAACGGAACATTAAGGCAATACCAGCAGCTCGGCATGAGCTGGCTCTTGTTCCTCCGCCAATTCGGTTTCGGCGCAACACTTGCAGATGACATGGGTCTCGGCAAGACGATCCAGCTTATTTCCTACCTTCTTTCGGTTAAAGAAAAAGCCGCCGAAGAAAGCAGCCGCGCAGGGAAAAGCAATCGTAAATCTGACGGCGGAGATACATTGCTGGCGGAACCCGTCCCAGAGCCCGTGGCGACGGCTGCCACTACGGAGCCTCCATCACTGATTATCTGTCCGACATCCGTGCTTGGAAACTGGCAAAAGGAGCTTGAAAGGTTCGCACCCGATCTCCGTGTCCACCTGCATTACGGATCTAGCCGCCTGAAGGGCGAGAAGTTCGTTGAAGCCGTAACCGGGCAGGACGTTGTACTGACATCGTATGGCCTATCCCACCTCGATGAAGAAGAGTTTAATAAAATCGAGTGGAACGCAATTGCAATTGATGAGGCGCAAAACATAAAAAATGCGAATACAAAGCAGTCGCGCGCGGTCCGGAAGCTCAAGGGAAGACATCATATTGCCTTGACAGGAACTCCGATGGAAAACCGCCTGTCCGAGCTTTGGTCGATTTTCGACTTTACGAATCACGGCTACCTCGGCAGCCTTGGCCAATTCCAGAAGCGGTTCATCATCCCGATTGAAAAGGATGATAATAAAGACAAGGTCCGCGAGCTTCAAGGCCTGATTCGCCCATTCCTTCTGCGGCGGACGAAAAAGGATGAAGAAGTTGCGTTAAATCTGCCTGATAAGCTTGAACAAAAGGAGTACTGCCCGTTAACCGCGGAACAGGCATCCTTGTATGAACAGCTTGTTCAGGATACGTTCTCCCAGCTTGAGAAGCTGACAGGTATGGAACGTAAAGGCATGATTCTTCAGCTGCTTGGCCGGCTGAAGCAGCTTTGTAACCACCCAGCCCTGTATTTGAAGGAAAATGCCCAGGTCAGGGACAGCGATGTTTCCCCAGGGAGAGACCTGATTTCGAGGTCTGCCAAAATGGAAAAACTCGTTGAACTAGTCGATGCAGTCCTTGACCAGGATGAAAGCTGCTTGATTTTTACCCAATATATTGAAATGGGCGAAATGATCAAGGCTGTCTTAAAGCGGAAATTCAAGATTGACGTTCCATTCCTAAATGGAAGTGTTCCAAAAACAAAACGCGACGATATGATAGCGCAGTTTCAGGAGCACCAGTTCCCGGTCTTCCTGCTTAGCCTGAAAGCAGGCGGAACCGGCCTGAATTTAACCGCAGCCAACCACGTCATCCATTATGATCGATGGTGGAACCCGGCCGTGGAAAACCAGGCAACCGACAGAGCATACCGCATCGGCCAGGAACGCTTCGTTCATGTTCACAAAATGATTTGCACAGGGACGCTTGAGGAAAAAATCGACGCGATGCTCGAGAAGAAGCAGCATCTCAACGACCAGATCATTCAAAGCGAAAACTGGATCACCGAAATGTCAACCGAAGAACTGCGCGATCTGATTCTATTAAAATAA
- a CDS encoding rod shape-determining protein — MFARDIGIDLGTANVLIHVKGRGIVLNEPSVVAIDKNTNRVLAVGEEARRMVGRTPGNIVAIRPLKDGVIADFDVTEAMLKHFINKLDVKGFLSKPRILICCPTNITSVEQKAIKEAAEKSGGKKIYLEEEPKVAAIGAGMDIFQPSGNMVVDIGGGTTDVAVLSMGDIVTSSSIKMAGDKFDMEILNYIKREYKLLIGERTSEDIKINIATVFQGSRNESMEIRGRDMVSGLPRTITVHSAEIEQALHESIAVIVQAAKSVLERTPPELSADIIDRGVILTGGGALLHGIDQLLAEELKVPVLVAENPMDCVAIGTGIMLDNIDRIARRKLG, encoded by the coding sequence ATGTTTGCTAGGGATATAGGGATTGATCTGGGTACGGCTAACGTGCTTATTCACGTCAAAGGCCGTGGAATCGTATTAAATGAGCCATCTGTTGTTGCAATTGATAAAAATACAAATAGAGTCCTTGCAGTTGGGGAAGAGGCACGCCGCATGGTAGGGCGTACGCCTGGCAATATCGTCGCGATTCGCCCGTTGAAGGATGGCGTCATCGCAGATTTTGATGTGACAGAGGCAATGCTGAAGCACTTTATTAACAAGCTGGATGTAAAAGGCTTCCTCTCAAAACCGCGTATTTTGATTTGCTGCCCGACGAATATTACGAGTGTCGAGCAAAAGGCAATAAAGGAAGCTGCCGAAAAGAGCGGCGGCAAGAAGATTTATCTTGAAGAAGAGCCAAAGGTTGCTGCGATTGGCGCCGGCATGGACATCTTCCAGCCGAGCGGCAATATGGTGGTCGATATCGGTGGGGGAACGACGGATGTAGCCGTCCTTTCAATGGGAGACATCGTAACTTCCTCCTCGATTAAAATGGCTGGCGATAAATTTGATATGGAAATCCTAAATTATATAAAGCGTGAATATAAGCTTTTAATCGGAGAACGGACTTCTGAGGATATTAAAATTAATATCGCAACCGTATTCCAAGGCTCGCGCAATGAATCAATGGAAATCCGCGGACGTGATATGGTCAGTGGCCTGCCTCGTACGATTACTGTGCATTCTGCTGAAATCGAGCAGGCTCTTCACGAATCTATTGCCGTGATCGTCCAGGCTGCCAAAAGTGTTCTTGAACGAACACCGCCTGAACTTTCTGCTGACATCATTGACCGTGGAGTCATCCTCACCGGAGGAGGCGCTTTGCTTCATGGAATCGACCAGCTTTTGGCTGAGGAGCTTAAAGTACCGGTGCTTGTTGCCGAAAACCCAATGGACTGTGTTGCGATTGGGACAGGCATCATGCTTGATAACATTGACAGAATTGCCAGAAGGAAACTAGGGTAA
- a CDS encoding single-stranded DNA-binding protein: MINQVTLVGRLTKNPDLKVTTEGTYVLNVILAVNRQYRNTHGDVDTDFVQCTLWRKAAENTAQYCQKGSVVGITGRIQTRNYENQDGKKVYVTEVVAESISFLSSKQADTGRRQEVPARDRNGGQTVSVQNHVQPPPPRPEYSQGLPSEKVVPQDGYIPQDPWGGSHPNPGMPREVPGQERHFSSGQSTAPEMSPVQGGFAGHAGSPHSDTPPSTRFSFEKVEAVIPPAKEEVPFG; encoded by the coding sequence ATGATCAATCAAGTTACACTGGTGGGCCGACTGACCAAGAATCCCGATTTGAAAGTAACAACAGAAGGAACTTATGTGTTAAATGTTATACTTGCAGTCAACCGCCAGTACCGAAATACCCATGGTGACGTCGATACGGATTTTGTTCAATGCACACTCTGGAGAAAGGCTGCTGAAAATACCGCTCAGTATTGTCAAAAGGGATCAGTCGTTGGGATTACAGGAAGGATTCAAACCCGTAATTATGAAAACCAAGATGGCAAAAAGGTATATGTGACAGAGGTAGTGGCAGAGTCAATAAGCTTCCTGAGCAGCAAGCAGGCTGATACAGGAAGGCGTCAGGAAGTGCCTGCCAGGGACAGGAATGGCGGGCAGACAGTCAGCGTCCAAAACCATGTGCAACCTCCTCCGCCTCGGCCTGAGTATTCACAAGGATTACCATCTGAAAAAGTTGTACCGCAGGATGGATACATACCCCAGGATCCGTGGGGCGGTTCTCATCCTAATCCAGGGATGCCTCGTGAAGTACCTGGGCAGGAACGCCATTTCAGTTCTGGGCAAAGTACGGCTCCAGAGATGTCCCCGGTTCAAGGTGGTTTTGCTGGCCACGCGGGTTCCCCCCATTCTGATACACCACCTTCGACGCGATTCTCTTTTGAGAAAGTAGAGGCTGTCATCCCGCCTGCAAAGGAGGAAGTCCCATTTGGATAG